From a single Candidatus Zixiibacteriota bacterium genomic region:
- a CDS encoding outer membrane protein transport protein, which yields MGFVRVTAAVLLAVVLLCGALTAGGFENSGVGTKARGMGGAFRAVADDWTAAFYNPAGYAQIPDNQFGANAGFLHLRDQLTPDYQGINMPAENGMYNGLTVYNTHAVLSMPSAGFVVRLPFWGETVMGLSAYQPFDQNIRWDLFRPERAYNDSAHYRTYDEQFLNNLDVVAFQVTAAREFTPDKLSAGVGLQVLRGDLVFKNVYLRDNPFQPLSYRPYDHIPEYANNNGNGWGFGLKAGLLWKQSEKLNVGFTASLPFTLTLKGTSHLTFVMPHNPSVVTFSQDYPVGSVGYLFAAGQDINLNADFEAKLKLPPSVGMGLSYAVHDKVTVALDAEYTLWSRFEGLSFTYSNWQGLTGAADSAAVRDFFASNLNNPADWKNTIKLAMGSAYEFNQYVTFLGGVSLDQAAVKDETVIPQFVDAGSRFGLSGGVLVHIQRWDLGLTTSYSRLSSVEVTGLTDTDGDGVNDNFPGDYKGGTYETILSFNYRY from the coding sequence ATGGGGTTTGTTCGAGTGACGGCGGCTGTGCTATTGGCAGTCGTTCTTCTGTGCGGAGCGCTGACGGCCGGCGGCTTCGAGAACAGCGGCGTGGGGACAAAGGCCAGAGGGATGGGGGGGGCGTTTAGAGCTGTCGCGGATGACTGGACCGCGGCCTTCTATAATCCGGCCGGTTATGCCCAGATACCGGATAATCAATTCGGCGCCAATGCCGGATTCCTGCACTTGCGGGATCAACTCACCCCTGATTACCAGGGAATCAACATGCCTGCCGAGAATGGCATGTACAACGGCCTTACTGTGTACAACACGCATGCCGTTCTCTCTATGCCGTCGGCAGGGTTTGTCGTGCGGCTCCCGTTCTGGGGTGAGACGGTGATGGGGTTGTCGGCGTATCAGCCGTTCGACCAGAATATCCGCTGGGATCTCTTTCGACCCGAACGGGCGTACAACGACTCGGCGCATTATCGGACCTACGACGAGCAGTTTCTGAATAACCTCGATGTTGTCGCATTCCAGGTGACGGCGGCACGCGAATTCACGCCTGATAAGCTGTCGGCCGGTGTCGGCCTGCAAGTGCTGCGGGGTGATCTCGTGTTCAAGAATGTGTACCTAAGGGACAATCCCTTCCAGCCACTGTCCTATCGGCCGTACGATCACATTCCGGAGTATGCCAACAACAACGGCAACGGCTGGGGATTCGGACTGAAGGCGGGGCTGCTCTGGAAGCAAAGCGAGAAACTCAATGTTGGCTTTACGGCCAGCCTTCCGTTTACGCTCACGCTGAAAGGCACGAGCCACCTGACTTTCGTCATGCCGCATAACCCATCAGTGGTGACGTTCAGCCAGGATTATCCGGTCGGGTCGGTCGGTTATCTGTTCGCGGCCGGCCAGGACATCAACTTGAATGCCGATTTCGAAGCTAAACTGAAACTGCCGCCATCGGTCGGCATGGGTCTGTCTTACGCCGTACACGACAAGGTGACGGTGGCGCTTGATGCGGAATACACCCTGTGGTCGCGCTTCGAAGGTCTCTCGTTCACCTATAGCAACTGGCAGGGCCTTACCGGCGCGGCAGACAGCGCCGCGGTGCGCGATTTCTTCGCCTCGAATCTCAACAATCCGGCCGACTGGAAGAACACCATCAAGCTGGCTATGGGCAGCGCATACGAATTCAATCAGTACGTGACCTTCCTTGGGGGCGTGAGTCTGGATCAGGCTGCGGTCAAGGATGAGACCGTCATTCCGCAGTTTGTGGATGCCGGCTCCAGATTTGGTTTGAGCGGCGGCGTGCTGGTTCATATCCAGCGCTGGGACCTCGGGCTTACGACCAGCTACAGCCGCCTGTCGTCGGTGGAAGTCACCGGCTTGACGGATACCGACGGTGACGGTGTCAATGACAATTTCCCCGGCGATTACAAAGGGGGCACGTACGAAACCATCTTGTCATTCAACTATCGGTATTAG
- a CDS encoding alpha/beta hydrolase-fold protein, producing the protein MRSVIFIAILAGLFTLAMVTGCSDRGTNAPLVSDPDVWNYNDNAKQVFSPQLRFQIRNPEELLLMAVYTPKISWPPSYGGENKKVPLLILLPPQDGDQFYYFNHGLYNLVEEMIAKKEIRPMAIATISNDRVFGGYFYGNSYPAGFYDSIFGDTYNSLIDWLLSDYPMILPQASQHAIGGIGMGAYGAFRAAIKHPGVYSAISVLDGPMDFDGPTGTGGLMNLFDSVIAEQGLIPDSFKVGLDTSRVQPVSRMFIGGSLAFSPTDTLVDYDITADTNADGDTLEVHINFVNRYQWTTDSTTMITELIDASGLSPNDNTGFDFMLPFDSIGNPHAPVWNLWLDNNLEKLNNGNPGLTGVAMWFGTTPEADHGFYDQTQSWISYLRGLGYTPEVKEYRGTPDKPAREGEYVYDLMREMLIFHSKNFGN; encoded by the coding sequence ATGCGTAGCGTGATATTCATAGCGATACTTGCCGGGCTATTCACTCTTGCGATGGTGACTGGTTGCAGCGACCGCGGCACCAATGCCCCGCTCGTGTCGGACCCGGATGTCTGGAATTACAATGACAATGCAAAGCAAGTATTTTCGCCCCAGTTGCGGTTCCAGATTCGAAACCCGGAAGAGCTTTTGCTCATGGCAGTGTACACGCCGAAGATCTCCTGGCCACCGTCGTATGGTGGTGAGAACAAGAAGGTGCCGCTGTTGATCCTGTTGCCGCCGCAGGACGGAGACCAGTTTTACTACTTCAATCACGGGTTGTACAACCTGGTGGAAGAGATGATCGCCAAAAAAGAGATACGGCCCATGGCGATAGCGACCATCTCCAATGATCGTGTCTTCGGTGGCTACTTTTACGGTAACAGTTACCCCGCGGGGTTTTATGATTCTATTTTTGGAGACACATATAATTCGCTCATAGACTGGTTGCTAAGCGATTATCCGATGATACTTCCACAAGCCAGTCAGCATGCAATCGGCGGTATCGGCATGGGTGCATATGGCGCATTCCGAGCCGCCATCAAGCACCCGGGAGTGTATTCGGCCATATCGGTACTCGACGGTCCCATGGATTTCGACGGACCTACCGGTACGGGCGGCCTGATGAATCTGTTCGACTCGGTCATCGCCGAGCAGGGGCTCATACCGGATTCATTTAAGGTCGGACTGGACACATCCAGGGTACAGCCGGTCTCACGGATGTTCATCGGCGGTTCTTTGGCCTTCTCACCGACTGATACGCTGGTTGATTATGATATTACCGCTGATACGAACGCCGATGGGGACACCTTGGAGGTGCATATCAATTTCGTTAACCGGTATCAGTGGACCACCGATTCGACGACCATGATTACGGAACTGATCGATGCCAGCGGCCTTAGTCCCAATGACAACACGGGCTTTGATTTCATGTTGCCGTTCGACAGTATCGGAAACCCACATGCGCCGGTCTGGAACCTCTGGCTTGACAACAATCTGGAGAAACTCAACAACGGCAATCCGGGACTGACTGGGGTTGCCATGTGGTTCGGCACAACTCCTGAGGCGGACCACGGCTTCTATGACCAGACCCAATCGTGGATCAGCTACCTACGGGGTCTCGGCTACACGCCCGAAGTAAAGGAGTACCGTGGTACCCCGGACAAACCGGCCCGCGAAGGGGAGTATGTCTACGATCTGATGCGAGAGATGTTGATCTTCCATTCCAAGAATTTCGGCAACTGA
- a CDS encoding SLBB domain-containing protein, with translation MRTLLFIIVLVIVLVSLNWFLEAHAQELSELQGIDKTALARHMQLSGKANPQSGNYQSPVIYDSTPPAAGPTEPSPAVPVSVQNGKMLEFDELKPFGLELFGGPAEAAPPEEVAVSADYLLGPGDNVLVNLWGRVEQGYNLTIDREGKVFIPKVGELVAWGKTLDQFQRVAKQRLSAVYSEFDLTASLGKIRSIRIYLTGEVNRPGAYTVSSLTSLFNALYLAGGPNANGSMREIRLMRQGKAVAVLDLYKFLLEGDNASDIRLESGDAIFVPVAGARVAIRGAIRRPAIYELKGAETPTELLLLAGNATPEAHLDRVMLERISGRKEWQVLDLNLNPAQPQMVTDLPLTDGDRVTVYSIFDAKKNMVAVAGKVKHPGYYERTDSTRIADLLAQGQLQDYDVYFERADLFRKYKDHRVSVIPVNLRQVLSGDPEQNLVLNDLDSLQIYAIDHVQRTKYVFVEGEVRRPGQYPLYDSMTVADLIFLAGSFTRGASRLQGEIARTDSLGEVALLPVMFDGSDSLRTLAEDDRLYVRPIPEWQLHRTVLLEGEVQFPGEYVMASRDETLYQLLLRAGGFTRNAFPTGIVFERRSISRNLERLQIPKLVQRSVPIVEDSAGNLEQQMVVDYDSAAVNRVIINMDRILASTGRDGDMTLEPGDRVFIPPVPSGISVMGEVGATGTIKYLHKQNVRYYIERAGNFTPRSDKKLVRLIKADGRVFAGGGTLGRRVEVGDLIVVPAKIKKDRDVLKIVSTAFAATTSVLTSILLIDKL, from the coding sequence ATGCGCACACTGTTGTTCATTATCGTTCTCGTCATCGTACTGGTGTCGCTCAACTGGTTTCTGGAGGCGCATGCCCAGGAGCTCAGCGAGCTGCAAGGTATCGACAAGACAGCGCTTGCCCGGCACATGCAATTGTCGGGAAAAGCGAACCCGCAGTCCGGCAATTATCAGAGTCCTGTCATTTACGATTCCACACCTCCGGCCGCAGGTCCGACCGAGCCCAGCCCAGCGGTCCCGGTTTCGGTCCAGAACGGCAAAATGCTTGAGTTCGATGAATTGAAACCGTTCGGGCTGGAGTTGTTTGGGGGACCGGCCGAAGCGGCGCCGCCCGAAGAGGTGGCAGTGTCGGCCGACTACCTGCTCGGTCCCGGCGACAATGTCCTGGTGAACCTGTGGGGACGAGTTGAGCAGGGGTACAATCTGACTATCGACCGCGAGGGGAAAGTATTCATTCCCAAGGTCGGCGAGCTCGTGGCTTGGGGAAAAACGCTTGACCAGTTTCAGCGGGTGGCCAAACAGCGGCTGTCAGCCGTCTATTCGGAATTCGATCTGACAGCCTCGCTCGGCAAAATCCGCTCGATTCGTATCTATCTGACCGGCGAAGTCAATCGCCCGGGCGCATATACGGTCTCGTCCCTGACCTCACTTTTCAACGCGCTTTATCTGGCCGGGGGGCCAAACGCCAACGGTAGTATGCGGGAGATCCGCCTCATGCGTCAGGGCAAAGCTGTTGCCGTACTGGACCTGTACAAATTCCTTCTCGAAGGGGACAATGCGTCGGATATCAGACTTGAATCGGGCGACGCCATATTCGTGCCGGTGGCAGGAGCGCGCGTGGCGATCCGCGGAGCGATCCGCCGGCCTGCGATCTATGAATTGAAGGGTGCAGAAACACCAACTGAACTCCTGTTGCTGGCCGGCAATGCCACACCCGAGGCGCACCTCGACCGTGTTATGCTTGAACGGATCTCCGGCCGCAAGGAATGGCAGGTGCTTGATCTCAACCTGAATCCGGCCCAGCCCCAGATGGTAACCGATCTGCCGCTCACCGATGGTGACCGTGTGACCGTCTACAGCATCTTCGACGCCAAGAAAAATATGGTGGCCGTCGCCGGCAAGGTGAAGCACCCGGGCTATTATGAGCGGACCGATTCCACCCGCATTGCCGACCTGCTCGCCCAGGGACAGCTTCAGGATTACGACGTCTATTTCGAACGGGCCGACCTGTTCCGAAAATACAAGGACCACCGCGTGTCGGTGATCCCGGTCAACCTGAGACAGGTGTTGAGCGGTGATCCCGAACAGAATCTGGTCCTGAACGACCTCGATTCGCTCCAGATATACGCCATCGACCACGTGCAGCGCACAAAATATGTGTTCGTCGAAGGGGAAGTGAGACGTCCTGGTCAGTACCCGCTGTATGACAGCATGACGGTGGCGGACCTGATCTTCCTGGCCGGTTCATTCACCCGCGGCGCATCCCGCCTGCAGGGTGAGATCGCCCGCACCGACTCATTGGGAGAGGTGGCTCTCCTGCCGGTGATGTTCGACGGCTCCGATTCGCTCCGAACGCTGGCCGAGGATGACCGCCTGTATGTCCGGCCGATTCCCGAATGGCAATTGCACCGGACGGTATTGCTTGAAGGTGAAGTGCAGTTTCCGGGGGAATACGTGATGGCAAGCCGCGACGAAACACTCTATCAGTTGCTGCTGCGCGCGGGCGGGTTCACGAGGAACGCGTTCCCCACCGGTATCGTCTTTGAACGGCGCTCCATCAGCCGCAACCTCGAACGACTGCAGATCCCCAAGCTGGTGCAGCGAAGCGTGCCCATTGTCGAGGATTCCGCAGGAAACCTCGAACAGCAGATGGTTGTCGACTACGATTCCGCCGCCGTCAACCGGGTGATCATTAACATGGACAGGATCCTGGCCAGCACCGGACGCGACGGCGACATGACGCTCGAGCCGGGTGACCGTGTGTTCATCCCTCCAGTGCCATCGGGCATCTCGGTGATGGGCGAAGTCGGCGCCACCGGTACCATTAAGTATCTCCACAAGCAGAATGTACGCTACTATATCGAACGCGCCGGGAACTTTACGCCCCGGTCGGACAAGAAACTGGTTCGATTGATCAAGGCGGACGGTCGGGTATTCGCAGGGGGCGGCACACTGGGGCGACGGGTCGAAGTAGGGGATCTGATTGTTGTCCCCGCCAAAATCAAGAAGGACCGTGACGTCTTGAAGATCGTGTCCACGGCGTTCGCCGCCACAACGAGCGTGCTGACCTCGATCCTGCTGATAGACAAACTCTGA